The Trichoderma breve strain T069 chromosome 2, whole genome shotgun sequence DNA segment ACCGTGATGTTCATGAGACAGGCTGGTGTCTCGGTGGATCACTTCGATCTGGCACAGTTTGGAGTCACTGGAAACGGGCACTTGATGTTCTTAGAGACGAACAGCGATGAGATTGCTGCTATGGTGGCTGGTTGGACCGGGATGCCTGGTGAATACAAGCCTGAATCTTACGCGGTTATTGATATCAGCCAAATCCATGACCAAGACGAAAAACAAAATCAGGAGCAGAATCAAGAGCAGGGCCAGGAGCAGAGCCAGGAGCAAGGCCACGACAAAGCGCCTCCTCAAGCTGTGGAGGCCTTTGAAGCTACGCAAGAAACGTCGTTGAAACGTCCTCGAGgtcgagatgatgatggcgacgataATTTGCCTGCTACAAAGCGCTTGGACGCTAACACTGGTCTTCAATCCCCCCAGGCTCAAACCACAGAGAGTTCAactcttgcttctctttctgtgGAGCCACAGTACATCCAACCAGCGCTGTTGCTTCAGTACAATGCAAGCTACCCCAGTCCAGAATGTGATGAGCCACTTCTTCTGAACGAGGATGCTCTTTTTGCCGAACTAATTGATTTCCCGGCACCACAAGATGAATTGCCTGCCCTTTAGAGGCACAAGCGACAGACGAATTTTACCTGGAGAAAATCTACATGGAGCAATTTAAGGAGGCACAGAAATGCTAAGAATGGGATCTGAGTTCGATGGGTATTTGACTATGGGTTATTGGCGTTTTGGGGACACGTACTTCTTTTCAGATGGTTTTCAGATGGATTTGATCTTACTTTGCTTGGGtcgattctttttttctatcaCATGGGCTATTATTGCGCAGTATCGGTTTCGGGAACATATCAGGTTATGGCGATTAGGAATAGGAGTAGACATCTATCATCCCAATCTTATGAGTATCGGATATTaaagagatgatgaagtgACAGAGGATGCCCATGAACCACTCTAACAAGGCCAGTCAAGAGAGTTTGGATATCTCAAATTTGGTCGTAAAGACGTAAATAAAATGGCCTCTCTCGAGACACACAACCTTGTTGAGTGCAGAGCAGcgtattatataaaaatttgTTGTGTGGTAGATGATCCCATTGTTGAGCGCTAATGATCGGTCACTAATTTCAACATAATCCGTATCTTCCAAAGTGTCCACCAACGATGATTCCCAcatgagagaagatgagcttTGAATACGTATTTGTTCATAAAAAACAAAGTAGAAAgtaaagaggagaaaaagccgCCATGAAAAAGAATTCATCATTCTGATAATGTAGAGATGGCCTCCAACGGGACCAGGCAACAAAACATCAACAAGACAAAACCCGAACACCTCATTTTCCTCACACAGGCGATGAAGGTCGGGGATCGTCATCTTTCATGTCAGGAACCCACCCCTTAGGCCGTTCACTGCCCCTTACGACAAGACCATagcccagcttctcgaccttgttgatgctctGCCGCATAACCTCCATCTTGTTACGAAAATCCTTGGTCGGGATCtgaggcagcagctcaaACGCGCAGCCAAGCTCCTGTATGTCACTAAGAATGTTTCTGTCGTAATCACCAACCAGCTCACCCGATTGTGCCGTCGTGACCGTTGCAAACCGCATCAGCTCTCCAAACAGGTCAAACAGGCCATACATATAGTCATGCGGCGTCAGCACAACGTCGGCGGGAGTGGCTGCCTGCGTCTCTTCTAGCGTGATGACCTTCTGATGCCGTAGGTAGTGTGCGAAGGAGAGTGCCTCGACGAGCTCCTCCAAGCACTTCATGGAATAGCCGTAGCGATAGCGGTTGATGGACTGCACGTCAGCGGTGATGGTTGAGAGGAGCTTTGAGATTTCGCCAAGGCGTGTATCAACGTCCTGCTGTATCCCTTTGGGGAAATCTTTGTTGAGTTCTCTAACTCTGTaatgaaagaaaatgagCCACTGCTACTTGAATCTAGCATTGAAGTGAGATTtatgatggtgatgataccTTTGTAATGTGAAAATGCTATAGGGAAGACGGTTAGTAAACGGAGCAAGTAATGATTAACATCATATTCTCAGACATGAATTTACTGacatcttcttgctctgtGCCGTCACGTCTCTAGACACCTTGATGACGCGCTCCCTGCGATCGTAATGCTCGTCCAGCTCATCTCGGAAGTTTTCAAACATGGAATGGAACCTGCCCCGCGGCAAATCCTGCGTGGGCTTAGCACGAGCATTGCCATCGCGGTCTCTCTTGACGCCCCCAGCCATGTCTTGGTAGTTTTATATGCGAAGAAGGAAATATAATATGGCGAATTAATGCctgttgtgttgttggtcAATGGAGGGTCTTTTCTGGCGGTTTGACTGATGGCATGTGTACCCAAAGCTTCAAGTTTGCCTTGCCATTGCTAGAGTGGTTGAGAGTGGAGACGCGGCCTGTCCCCAAGCAGCCACTAAAAAACCACAATTGCAGCGTGTGAGGTCAGAGCCCCATAAGAGCTAGAGCTCCAGTTTGAGGTCATGTACCGACGCCAGCTTATCCTCATATCACAGCTACCTCAGGCTCTgaatcttcctcctccatccacTCTTGAGAGAGACGAAGATTCTCAAAGAAACTGAATACAGCCTTGATTCTCATTGATTTTCGCTCGGCTTGGTCTGATTTGGACGGCCCAGACCTGGAACCATGAGCCCGGACACCAATCCACCATCCATCGCAACACGCTGTCCTTAGAGCCGTCtatctcatcgccatctttaTATCCAAAGCAACCAGCAACCTTCGCAATcatgtcttcttcaattGTCTCCTCGTTACTCCGTCCGGCTCCCCTCTTCTCAATTGCTGCCATCCTCCGCCTCGTTCTTCTCCTCTACGGCACCTGGCAAGACGCCCACTCTGCCGTCAAATACACGGACATCGACTATCTCGTCTTCACAGATGCCGCGCGCTACGTCTCCAATGGCCTCAGTCCGTATTCCAGAGAGACATACCGGTACACGCCACTCCTCGCATGGATGCTAGTTCCCACCGCCAAGCCgcatctcttctcctttggcaAGGTCGTCTTTGCTCTGGCAGACCTGCTTGCCGGATGGTTGATCGTCAGGGTGCTAAGGAAGCAGAGGGGCATGAGCGCCGAGAGAGCCGGTGCATTTGCCGCAATATGGCTTTGGAATCCCATGGTGGCGACTATCAGCACCAGAGGCAGCTCCGAGGGCTTGCTGGGCGTTTTgacaatggccttgttgTGGGCTGTGGAAGGGAAGAGGATTGGAGTGGCGGGCTTCATCTTGGGGTTGAGCGTTCATTTCAAGATTTACCCCTTTATTTATGCTCCCGCGATTATCTGGTGGATGGATGATGAGCATCTGGGCAAGGGAGTATCTAAATCACCGGCTTCAATTGTTGACGCTGTAATCAAGTTCCTCTCCCCCCAAAGGATAAAACTCACCCTCATCAGCTTATCGACATTTATGGGACTCAACGTCCTCATGTATTATATGTGCGTCTCCTCCAATTATTCCCACCTTATCTTTCAAACCACCACATACTCGTCCATCTCCCGCTAATCAGCTATGTTACAGTTACGGCACCCCATTCCTCACCCACTCTTACTTCCATCACGTCACTCGCATTGATCATCGCCACAACTTCTCGCCTtacaacatcttcctctATCTCGCATCCGCCGACCCATCGTCCAGCTCCCTCCATGCATTCCTGCCCCAATTGCTCCTCTCATGCCTCTTTATACCCTTTGTCATTGCCAAGAAGGATCTTGCCACGTCCATGATGGCGCAGACTTTTGCCTTTGTCACCTTTAACAAAGTTTGCACCTCACAGGTAAGCTGGGCTCAAGACCTCCATTTCGTGTACTAGTCAACTCACAGTCTTGTATAGTATTTCCTATGGTACATGATCTTCCTACCTCTCTACCTTCCCGGATCATCTATGCTTCGTGTCCCTAGCCGCGGCATCACGGCGCTTTTGCTTTGGGTTTTGGGCCAGGCCGCTTGGCTACAGCAAGGGTATGAGCTAGAATTTCTAGGGGTCAGTACCTTCTTCCCTGGCATGTGGCTGGCctcattggcctttttcctCATCAATTGCTGGATATTGGGCATAATTATCGGCGATGGGGCAGAGAGGAATATTCAAAAGGTGCATGTGATGTAAATATAGCTTAGTAGAAGTAGCTAAAACAAGCGTCATTTTTGAGAATGCGCAATCTTCAATCATCAAGTGCCAATGAGCGTGGTAAAAAACGTTACGACGTCATCGCAGGAGAATATTTCATCAATCTGGCATATTCTggacgaaaaaaaagcctTTCTCCGAGATCAGTTGTTTAATCAATATCTGGAGCAATTATAGAGCAACCAAAGATTCCATCATCCTGGCCAGCCTCAGCAAGCTTAAGCTATCGCCATGTCCGGCACTTTGCGGCCCCATTTATTTGACCCAACCCCATTGGTCATATTAAAAGCAAGCTCCATTTTTTCATTGCTCACGACGGACGAAGTCGCAACAACGTCGCAACGTTTAATTTCACAGCATCGCGAGTACTTAAATGCTGTGATCTGCCCGGCTTGGCGTCAAGATGGCCAATTCGATTGCCTCATAGCAGAAATTGCAAGCTTCAGCAAGATAGcaattattattatatcCTCCATCTTGCCTTGAGCTACGAGTTACGCCTacagccaacagcaacaactaAACGCGCATAATACCAGCAATCATGGGTCTGCCAGCCATGGGTATTCCTATTCCCCTCTTCCTGGACGACGACTCAAAATGGCAAGCTGTCCAGTCACGCGATCCCGATGCCgacggcttctttgtctaCGGAGTCCGCACCACAAAGGTCTTCTGCCGTCCAACCTGCAAAGCTAGGCTGGCTCGCCGTGCAAATGTGCGCTTCTACGTCTCGGGagaggaggccaagcagaaCGGCTTTAGAGCCTGCAAGCGATGTAAGCCCGAGGTGTTGGGCCTGATGCCTGAGGAGGAAGCAGTGCAAAAGATCCGGGCTTTTGTGCGGCATCAACAGGCTGTCAGCGACGGGAACCGGGATAtgggggagatgaagatgagcctGAGTCaaatggcgaagaagacgggtTTGTCCAAGTGGCATTTCCACCGCGTCTTCAAGAAGTGCGTGGGCATCACACCCGTGGAATACTTGAAGACACTACGAGACATGGCCGCCAGCTTGAGTCCCGGGACTGGGAGTGAGAGTGGATTGAGCTGGACAGATCAGCTCGACCTGGTCCAACTCGACGACATGGACTTCGACTTTGGATTTCTCAACGACCCCTTGGCCCTCGACCCGAAAGCCGATTGCGCAGAAGTGCCAGCCTCGAATGCTTGCCCGCTTTTCACTTTGGACGATATCTTGGTGTGGCCGGAGAATTTGCCAACAAAGTAATTGCGACAGCTGACGAAGCATCAATCCTTCATGAAATACACATCCCGGCATTGGCTGTTATGCAACGGACATCGCGAGCAAGTATGAGCCCATATACTCTCGGGGTTCGGAGTTGGACTGCGGGTGGCGATTTGCGGACGGCATATTCACGCCGCAGCACATGTGACGAAATCCTCCAGCTCGGTCTACGAGGGACTTAGTCAGACGTCATTTCCCCGAGATTCCTTCGCCCCCCTTGATCCCTTAtaaaagagatgaagaagagaaaaggaagaaaacaaaagaagcttgGTACGACAAGGGGATTCATTTCCATCTCGTACACAATTCACAACTGACGGAGAGCGGAGGTACAAGGGCCCGCCTTGGAAGCGTTGTCACTTCCCGATCGGGCAATTGGTTACTCGTCGCTGACTAAACCCTCAACGCTGATTGGCTCGCGCTCCCTGGCTGAGAATCCCGTCTCGCTCATGTTCAGTGAGATTGaagagcttcagcagcaATTCAGGCCAAAGCTCGACCGCTTCAATCCTTTCCAGATAGCTCCGAGGCGGCGATTTCAAATTACAAGCTCAGCGATTGGTTCGGCCTGCGGGCGGAATGCGAAGGGAGCTCCATAAATACGCAACTACCGATCTCTTAGGGGCCGCCTCGATCTCACGAACCCAGATCTCatgataataataaatatcTCCTGCTCGCCTTCACACACACGCTCAGCTCTACTTCACATCGCCCTGCCTAGCCATTGCTCTTCACAGCTACCATCTCAATCACTTTGAGGAACTATCTTCACCAACCGGACTTTTAAACAATTGAGGCGTCTTCTACAACGAAACAACAACCACTACAACatataagagaagaaaaaaaaccacaaAACACCATGTCTCAGCAACCTTCAGAATCATCACCTCTATTACCCAGAGAGCCCGCCATAGAGCAGCCCTGGGACACCAAATACCTAACCCAGCCCGACTCATCCTCAATAACCTCATCCGTCTCCTCAAGCATGGACCTCACAGACGTCCTCCGCGACGTCATCATTGGCTTCTCAGACGGCCTCACCGTCCCCTTCGCCCTCACAGCCggcctctcctccctcggCAGCACAAAGCTCGTCATCATGGGCGGCATGGCCGAGCTCTTCTCGGGAATGATCAGCATGGGCCTGGGCGCCTACCTCGCCGCCGTCACCGAGCGCGACCACTACGACTCCGAGGAGAAGCGCCAGCTCACACAGGCCGGCTGCTCCCTGCCCCAGGAGCAGCGCGACGACATCTTCTGCATCCTGGAAAAGTACAACGTCTCCCGCGAGGCCGCCGCACCgctcgtcgaggagctgtGCAAGAGCCGCGAGCAGTGGATTCGCTTCCGCATGGACTTTTCGCTGCGCCTCGAGAAGCCAAACATTCACCGCGCGTGGATCTCCGGCGTCACCATGGGCCTGAGCTACTTCGTTGGCGGGCTGATCCCCATGATTCCTTACTTCGTCATGGACAAGGTTGCCGACGCACTCTTCGTCTCTATTGCTGTCAcagtcgtcatcctcctggGCTTTGGATACGTCAAGAACTATGTCGCGATTAGGAATCACAAAGCTGGTCTATGGGGCGCTATCCAAACGCTGATAATAGGCgtcttggctgctggaaCGAGCTACATCCTTGTCAAAGCGTTGGACAGAACAGATGTATAAGGTGTGAATTTGGTTATTTGTAATATTATTCAGGGATTCATTCACACATAATGGCGTTGGTAGGATTGGGAGCGTGTGAGAGGGAAAAACAAGAATCATCACGCTGGCGTTTGGGGTATAATTAGTACAAAATCTGTTCCACCaagagatgaagcagctTATTGCATGAATAATGAATGATAACTCTACTATTTGACAACTACTTACGCTGTATAATTCATCCGCTGTGCTACCATATTCATCCTCATGTTTCGCTATATACACACAGAAGAGGAGCATTTATCAGAAAATAGCCTCGCCGGCAGAGACAAATCTCCGAGAAAACCCCCCTTCTTCGTGTAGATTGCTCAGTCATCAGAAGAATCTACGGACGCATCGTTCTTCAAAAGGTGGCGGTTCTCCTTGACAATGTCCCAGTCTGGGTTACTGTCACTCTGGCCAGAATCATTGACATTGTTCCAGCCACGGCCATTGTTCCGGTTGTTGCCCTGATTCTGGTCATTATTTTGCTTCTGGCCACTGCTCTTCCTCAAGCCTTTGACCTTGCCCCAGAAATTGCGTACACTGCTTCCACGTGGActttcctcttcaacttcttgtTCCGTCACGACCGTGTCAAGTTTCTGAGAAAACAGCGAAGCAAgatcttttccctccccaACCTTTCGTAATATTGCAGCTACATCGGACTTGAGAGAATTCTCCAAAGCAgaatctttcttttcttcaatcttTGGTAGTGTTGCAGCTATATCGGACTTGGGAGAAGACTCCAAAGCAGaatctttattttcttcagtCTCTGGTAGTGTTGCAGCTTTACCAAGCTTGAGAGAAAGCTCTGAAgcaaaatcttcttcttctgcaatCTCCGGTAGCGTTGTAGCTGTGGATTCGAAGGAAGACTCCGAAGCAGAATCTTTTACCTCTGCAACCTCTGCCACCTCTGGTATCGTTGTAGCTAAACTAGACCTCCGAGAGGGCCCCGAAGTAGAACACCATTCTCCTGGAGCTCCCGGTATTGTCGTAGCCATGCTAGACGGTCGAGAAGGCTCTGAAGTAGAATATCTTTCTTCTGCAGGTTCCGCTATTGTTGTAGCTATGCTAGACCTGCGAGATGGCTCTAGAGTAGAAACCGTCTCCTCTCCAGCCTGTGACTGAGTTGTAGCTGTGCTAGATGTGAGAGAAGGCCCCAAAACCAAATATTTTGCTTTTGTAGGCTTCGGTCGGGTTAAAGCTATACCGGCCTTGAGAGAAGGGTCTGAAGAAGAGTCTGCTTCCTAGGCATCCTCTGATATCGCTGTGACTGCACCGAACACGAGAGAGGACATCGAAGGATCATCCACTGACACTTCAGTATCCGGAGGTTTTGGAGTTGTCTCAGAGTCGAGAGAGGGCGGTGAAGAAGCAACTTCCACATCCACATCCGCATTAGCATATAGATACCTCACAGTTTCCACAGGTAGCTGGAAGGAAACTCTTGGTCCTGCCTGGCTAACGCCAGTGCCCTCGTCAACCCTTGGATGTAGATTGCTCTGCCCGACAGGTCGTGGTCTCGCCCTCTCGAATTCGAAAGAAGGCAGCGCAGGAGGACCATCGCTTTGTACTGCAGCCCTCAGACGTCGGTTTCTCGCCTCGATAGCTCGTAGACTCCTCACTCCCACGAATTCCGAAGACGGCAGTGCAACAGCATCTGGTTGTACCACAACTCTTGTCATCTCAATGCTCTCAGGCTCGGTCTGAATAGCCACATCATCATTCTGGGGAGGAGCGAGTCGCCAAGATCTGCCAAAaacatcagcatcagctctTATACCTGACAACATGGATAACGGAAACACAAACTGGAGATCATTGAATTCCCATAAAAACTGCGTAATACCAATGTCGCTCACGGTAAGGAACGCTACAGAGACAGCAAAAGTTAGACAGGGAGATAGAGAAAGGCACAGTCAACTTTGATCGGACTTTTGCTTTCAGAGAACCACCGCAAGCAAACGAAAGCAAGGGGACTGCCCACCTAAAACATTTCGGCCAACCGAACCCAACGGCCTCGTCCGCGCCCAAATGAATGTGATGGCGGACAGCATAAAGAGCTTCGACATCACATTTATGACGAGTAAAGAGTCGATCGTTGCAGGAGCACGAAAAAACGCTCTGATTTGCGTGAAAATCGTTCGTTCGTCCCTTGCAAATTGGGCCTGTAGGCGTTGGCGCTCTCTTGACGGCGGGTTTGGTTCAGCCATTTTCGCTTGTTTGCAGCGGTGTGCTGTTTGATAGGATGACTTGCGTAGGTTTTGAATGAGCGTATGAAAGGAGGTGAGCAAGTAAATAAGTCTGAGTGGCGATGCTTGAGGTTGGTGATCTGAGGAAATATGTTAATACTACAAAGCGTGTAATAGGCTGAGATTAGATCACAATATCGAGTCCTGTGAACCTTCCTCCTTTGAATTTGTTGCAAGTGGCttggagaagcaaagaaagGAGCGTCCTGACTCACTTGAGCAGAAAAGATGAGCGGTCGTGCTATTGGCTCAGAGAAAAGAACTACTATCTTCATAATGTTGTATTCATGTTATCCGCTGATATCCTAAATTGGCATCGCTGATGATTCTAATATACAGGCAACCcgtagaaaaaaaataccCAATACCTCGGGATTGCCTCCCCAGTGGCGGGTGCTGAAGGAAGAGAATCTACTCATTAGATAATTCCAAAACTACTATACGAGCAAATTTGGGGAGCTTTTTCCATGACTAAGGGATGCAAAAGTCTATCCAGCTGCCGAGATAATCCAATCTGTTTCCCTGGTGCTCCTGGTTCTTGTAAATTTCCTCAAACTCTGCAAAGTTGAGTCTGCCCCAACCTCCTCGCTCAGCTCCTTGCTGCTCGGCCAAgttcaacttcttccaccGCCGCAAAGTTTTGGGCGATGGCTCACTTGACATCTTTTTTGCAGCTGATGGCTTGGCCGAGGCCGGTCTGGTCTCCTCCTTAGAGggctccttgtccttgcgcttggaggaagatggtgacTGGCTTACAGGGACTGGTAGATCGCTGTTCGGGCGGAACTGTGGCAAGGTAGGGTCACGGTATTCGTCTTCGGTTTCGTGCTGAGGCTCAGACTCGGATTCAGTCTCGCTCTCGCCCTGATCCGAAGAGTGctcaacagcttcaccagCAGGGTCTTCTCGCAGGATTTCCTCAACGATACTGATCTCCACAGCATTCCTAGGCTCCTGTTGGTCGAGCATGTATCCCGATTCTTCTAGGAGTTCCTGGAGCGTCTTATTTCTAGGAGACGCCTCTGTGTAGATTGTTACATCTTCCTGctggctgccattgccggTTTCCGCCTTTTCATCCGCTAGACTTACAGCATCGATGGCAGCCTTGTACTTTATTCGTTGCTCCTTAGTTGCGGCTGCTTGGACCGCGAGGTCCTCAGCTTGCTTAAAGATAAtgtcgagaagctcattgaACGCTTGTTGTGTGACCTGGTATAGGATCTCCTTGCCGGCATCTTTTTCGGCAACAGGAATTCCCAACCCCGCCCAGCGTTCCGGCTGGCTTGTGAAGGACGTAGAGCGTCCAGGCCGGCTTGCATAAGACTCCGAGCTGTTGGACCCAGATTCTGAATCGCTGGCATCTTCTGCAAATCTGACCTTGGAACTGGAGCGTGAGTGTGTTGACGTGCGATGAGGGCTGGCTCCTTTTGAGCTTTCGCCCATGATGCCAGATGTCTCAAGGatgtcttcttcgtcttcccaTTGCGATGGTGCCTCtccaccttcttcttcgtccagGTAGAAGTGTCTCCTCTTCCACCGTTCATGGAGTTGTCGTCGAGCCAAGTCTTGACGTCGCTTTGTCATTCTGGGACCATGCTGGCGATAGTGGGATACATAGCTTGCTCTGATTTCACTTTCGGTGGGGTTTCTATCGGTCCGGAAAATACTAGTAAAGGAGTCGTGCCGTTGCGATCCGGAAGATTCGGGGTTATCGTGATCCTGATCCTCATCTGCTTCCTTGTCGTCCGTTGTTCCGTCTTCCGATGTCTCGTCGGTTGCGTTATCGTCAGGCTCATTGTTACCCGCGACTGCTCCGGGCAGCTCATCGAGGGTAGCAGGCGGGTGCATCAAAGCCAAAAAGTATGATCGGTCAACATCATTGGTAGTGAGGGTGCGGACCGTACGCCAGTTGGTGTCAACATCATCAGTGGGTGGCATCCGTCGACGTGAATACGGGTCAGTGTCGTAAGCAAAGAGGTTGGTCAGAATATCATCTCGGTCTGCTGTGTCGCTGCTGTCGCGCACAACGGCCTCCTCCATTCCGGGCTCCAGCTCAACGTGGCCATCGGGATAAAAATTCTTGCCGCTAAATGCCAGAGGACCATCGGCTGTCGGAACTCGTCCTTCACGTCCGAACAGACTGCTCAGGGGCTGACGACTAGCGACTAACTGTTGAGCCTCGGAACTAGCAAGAAGCTGATCTTCAAGACCGTCTAAGATATCTTTGTGCATTTGCTTGTATAAGACATAATACGCCCGGAACATGCGAAGGAAGTCACGCCTGTCAACGTAGCCGTCACTGTCAAGGTCGTATCCATCAAAGACTTTCCTCAGCTTGTCTTTCCGTTTGCGATAGGATAAGCCACGTAGAAATTCGGAAAACCCAATTAGATCATCTTTGTTGTCGTCATAAAAGGCAAACATCCGGTCGTGAATTAAATTTGGAGAGGCATGGCGCGAGCCACCCGTCGGTACAAGGCATCGCTCAAACGTCTTGCGATCCATGGCTATGCCAAGATCACTGGGATCATCTCTCCATTCAGTATTTGCCATGAACGTCCACTGTTCCCAGAATGCCTCGAGTTCCGGCCGTTCGAATCCCGTTTCCCTTGTGAGCTTCGTGATCAGAGGTCTAGGCAGATTACGCCTACAACTGTCAGGATCTCCTGTGTACCACACTGGCTGCATCTGCCTGGGACCGAACGGGGGTGCAGGTATCCGGATTTTGTAAAAGATGTGTGTCTTGATGTGTACGCCTTGGGATTCGCACGTCTCGCAGAGGTCAAAGTCGGCACAATTGGCACATCGGTAGCGAACACCTCGAATGGGAACCATGCCACATGAATTACACTGACATCCTCTGTGGACACAGCCATTTCGTTTGGCATTATCCTCCGAGACGCGGAACAAAAGACTGACGATATTGTGGCCAGCTCGCTGCTGGGGAGGGTAGTTGTTAGGATCGTTCCACCATTCATCATTATTGGCATCTACAACGGTCTCGCCATCACCTACAGGCTGGGCGACCGGGACGTCTTGGTTTTCAGCATTGTCGGCGATTTCGGCGTTTTCGTCGCCGGGGACAtctgaagaggaagagctcgAGCTCGGTCTATGTCCGCGAGATCGTCGTCGGCTACGGCGGATGGCGTTGCTTCTGTGGAGGCCGCCACCGGGCAGGACAGCCTCTTGCGCAGCGTTGATGCGGTTCTGGTAGGCATAATATCCGATCGAAGCTGTGGCGATGGCCGAAACGAGAGCAACGGCGATTCGCGGACGAGTCAGAGACTCGACCGATGGAGTCGAAAGCCACATGGCTATTGTTGTAGCATCGTGGCCACCAGCTTGGAAGAGGGCGGATGCTTCGCTGTGGCAACGATGGATGGTCCAAGATGGTCGAGGACAAGCGGCAGTTGAACGGATACTGGCACGAGCGCGGCAGCTGAGGGATGAGAGCCGCTCTCACTTGAATGCGCGATTGCGGCAGGTAGCACCAGCCAGGACGTTGTGTCAAGCTTGCTGAGTTTCTCAAGAGTTCAAGGTTGTGTGTAGCAGGCAGAAAACGATGCCGTGTTAGAAATCAGTCGCAGCTGCAACACATTGGATGTTTACAAGACTCCAGCCACAGAGGCTCTAGCGGTCCCCATAGCTCTTTAAGCAAAGCGGGTTAGCGCTGGCATCCCACCTATCAAAGCGTCGGCGACCGATCCGAAAGTTACGACCCTTGACGCATGTGGAGGGGCCATGGTGCGGTTTTCCAGTCGTGTGGTCATCGACAAAACTTGAGTCCGGATATATAGCTTTTGTTTCTGCTGGATTGATTGGATTTTAACGCAGCTTCAAAATATTATTGGAAGCTGTTTCGTTGAATACGCctatccatcttcaccacaTCTTTGCTATTCTTTCGCCAATCATGGCAGGTCGGCCGCCGGAATTCACCGGGCAGATGCCCTCGTCCTTTGACGACCAGTGCGTTTATCCCACACACTCAAAAGGCAACAAATCAGCTAACATGCAGCTTCAGGGAGCTCTACAATGAGGGTCCGATGCAAAAGGTCAAgcgcaagctcaaggaggaacCCCTCGTGCCTCTCGGTGAAGCCCCAATCCCCCTCAATGATAATCGCAAACCAGCATCGGAC contains these protein-coding regions:
- a CDS encoding translin family domain-containing protein; the encoded protein is MAGGVKRDRDGNARAKPTQDLPRGRFHSMFENFRDELDEHYDRRERVIKVSRDVTAQSKKIIFTLQRVRELNKDFPKGIQQDVDTRLGEISKLLSTITADVQSINRYRYGYSMKCLEELVEALSFAHYLRHQKVITLEETQAATPADVVLTPHDYMYGLFDLFGELMRFATVTTAQSGELVGDYDRNILSDIQELGCAFELLPQIPTKDFRNKMEVMRQSINKVEKLGYGLVVRGSERPKGWVPDMKDDDPRPSSPV
- a CDS encoding mannosyltransferase (PIG-M) domain-containing protein, which translates into the protein MSSSIVSSLLRPAPLFSIAAILRLVLLLYGTWQDAHSAVKYTDIDYLVFTDAARYVSNGLSPYSRETYRYTPLLAWMLVPTAKPHLFSFGKVVFALADLLAGWLIVRVLRKQRGMSAERAGAFAAIWLWNPMVATISTRGSSEGLLGVLTMALLWAVEGKRIGVAGFILGLSVHFKIYPFIYAPAIIWWMDDEHLGKGVSKSPASIVDAVIKFLSPQRIKLTLISLSTFMGLNVLMYYIYGTPFLTHSYFHHVTRIDHRHNFSPYNIFLYLASADPSSSSLHAFLPQLLLSCLFIPFVIAKKDLATSMMAQTFAFVTFNKVCTSQYFLWYMIFLPLYLPGSSMLRVPSRGITALLLWVLGQAAWLQQGYELEFLGVSTFFPGMWLASLAFFLINCWILGIIIGDGAERNIQKVHVM
- a CDS encoding metal binding domain of ada domain-containing protein, which translates into the protein MGLPAMGIPIPLFLDDDSKWQAVQSRDPDADGFFVYGVRTTKVFCRPTCKARLARRANVRFYVSGEEAKQNGFRACKRCKPEVLGLMPEEEAVQKIRAFVRHQQAVSDGNRDMGEMKMSLSQMAKKTGLSKWHFHRVFKKCVGITPVEYLKTLRDMAASLSPGTGSESGLSWTDQLDLVQLDDMDFDFGFLNDPLALDPKADCAEVPASNACPLFTLDDILVWPENLPTK
- a CDS encoding VIT family domain-containing protein — encoded protein: MSQQPSESSPLLPREPAIEQPWDTKYLTQPDSSSITSSVSSSMDLTDVLRDVIIGFSDGLTVPFALTAGLSSLGSTKLVIMGGMAELFSGMISMGLGAYLAAVTERDHYDSEEKRQLTQAGCSLPQEQRDDIFCILEKYNVSREAAAPLVEELCKSREQWIRFRMDFSLRLEKPNIHRAWISGVTMGLSYFVGGLIPMIPYFVMDKVADALFVSIAVTVVILLGFGYVKNYVAIRNHKAGLWGAIQTLIIGVLAAGTSYILVKALDRTDV
- a CDS encoding zinc finger, ZZ type domain-containing protein, with the translated sequence MWLSTPSVESLTRPRIAVALVSAIATASIGYYAYQNRINAAQEAVLPGGGLHRSNAIRRSRRRSRGHRPSSSSSSSDVPGDENAEIADNAENQDVPVAQPVGDGETVVDANNDEWWNDPNNYPPQQRAGHNIVSLLFRVSEDNAKRNGCVHRGCQCNSCGMVPIRGVRYRCANCADFDLCETCESQGVHIKTHIFYKIRIPAPPFGPRQMQPVWYTGDPDSCRRNLPRPLITKLTRETGFERPELEAFWEQWTFMANTEWRDDPSDLGIAMDRKTFERCLVPTGGSRHASPNLIHDRMFAFYDDNKDDLIGFSEFLRGLSYRKRKDKLRKVFDGYDLDSDGYVDRRDFLRMFRAYYVLYKQMHKDILDGLEDQLLASSEAQQLVASRQPLSSLFGREGRVPTADGPLAFSGKNFYPDGHVELEPGMEEAVVRDSSDTADRDDILTNLFAYDTDPYSRRRMPPTDDVDTNWRTVRTLTTNDVDRSYFLALMHPPATLDELPGAVAGNNEPDDNATDETSEDGTTDDKEADEDQDHDNPESSGSQRHDSFTTWSQNDKATSRLGSTTTP